From one Mustela nigripes isolate SB6536 chromosome 16, MUSNIG.SB6536, whole genome shotgun sequence genomic stretch:
- the SSTR2 gene encoding somatostatin receptor type 2: protein MDMGYELLNESHTWLSPPFDLDGSGVAANSSNQTEPYYDLTSNAVLTFIYFVVCIIGLCGNTLVIYVILRYAKMKTITNIYILNLAIADELFMLGLPFLAMQVALVHWPFGKAICRVVMTVDGINQFTSIFCLTVMSIDRYLAVVHPIKSAKWRRPRTAKMINVAVWGVSLLVILPIMIYAGLRSNQWGRSSCTINWPGESGAWYTGFIIYTFILGFLVPLTIICLCYLFIIIKVKSSGIRVGSSKRKKSEKKVTRMVSIVVAVFIFCWLPFYIFNVSSVSVVISPTPALKGMFDFVVVLTYANSCANPILYAFLSDNFKKSFQNVLCLVKVSGTDDGERSDSKQDKSRLNETTETQRTLLNGDLQTTI from the coding sequence ATGGATATGGGATATGAGCTACTCAATGAGAGCCACACTTGGCTTTCCCCTCCATTTGACCTTGATGGCTCTGGGGTGGCGGCCAACAGCTCCAACCAGACAGAGCCGTACTATGATCTGACCAGCAATGCAGTCCTCACATTCATCTACTTTGTGGTCTGCATCATTGGATTGTGTGGCAACACACTTGTCATTTATGTCATCCTCCGCTATGCCAAGATGAAGACCATCACCAACATTTACATCCTCAACCTGGCCATCGCAGACGAGCTCTTCATGCTGGGTCTGCCCTTCCTGGCCATGCAGGTGGCTCTGGTCCACTGGCCCTTTGGCAAGGCCATTTGCCGGGTGGTCATGACTGTGGATGGCATCAATCAGTTCACCAGCATTTTCTGCTTGACGGTCATGAGTATCGATCGATACCTGGCTGTGGTCCACCCCATCAAGTCGGCCAAGTGGAGAAGACCCCGAACGGCCAAGATGATCAATGTGGCCGTGTGGGGAGTGTCCCTGCTGGTCATCTTGCCTATCATGATATATGCTGGGCTTCGGAGCAACCAGTGGGGGAGAAGCAGCTGTACCATCAACTGGCCAGGTGAATCTGGGGCATGGTACACAGGGTTCATTATCTACACCTTCATCTTGGGGTTCCTGGTGCCCCTCACCATCATCTGTCTTTGCTACCTGTTCATTATCATCAAGGTGAAGTCCTCTGGGATCCGAGTGGGTTCCTCCAAGCGGAAAAAGTCTGAGAAGAAGGTCACGCGGATGGTGTCCATAGTGGTGGCGGTATTCATTTTCTGCTGGCTTCCCTTCTACATCTTCAATGTCTCCTCTGTCTCGGTAGTCATCAGTCCCACCCCAGCCCTTAAAGGCATGTTTGACTTTGTGGTGGTCCTCACCTATGCTAACAGCTGCGCCAACCCTATCCTGTATGCCTTCTTGTCTGACAACTTCAAGAAGAGCTTCCAGAATGTCCTCTGCTTGGTCAAGGTGAGCGGCACAGATGACGGGGAACGGAGTGACAGTAAGCAGGACAAATCCCGGCTGAATGAGACCACGGAGACCCAGAGGACCCTCCTCAATGGAGACCTCCAGACCACTATCTGA